CTGCCGCCACCTTGGCGGGCCTTACGGCTGGAGGCATTGGTATCCATTCGGTCTTGAGCAATGGAGCAAATCCAACAGCCCTTTATGCCGAGAACTTTGAGCCATACCCGCCCGTTCGCGTGGTCCGCTCCAATGGTGAACTCTCCAGCGATTCACTATTCTTTAGGGGCATGATTGCCTACCAGTCGGGCTACTTCAACACCTCAAAGGACGACTTTGAAACTTTAATGAAAGGTGGCAATACCTCTACCACGGTGAGATTCTACCTTGGCGTTAGCTATATGGAGCTCAACGATTTTGGAAAAGCTCGTGAAGCGCTTAACGCTGTTGCTCAAGCCAACTCTCTTTTTAAGGAGCAGTCGATTTGGTATACAGGGCTATGCTTCCTTGGCGAAGGCAATGTGGCCGATGCACGGAAAGCATTGAGTGAGTTGGTAAACTCTGGAACCCCTATATCTGCCAAGGCAGAGCAACTGTTAAAAAAATTACCGGAATAACCCTTTAAATCTGAAATTATGGACGTAGAGTTCCTAACATCCGATCGACCAGCTGTGCGGGAAGAGAGCTGGATGGAGATGCTTAGCTACAAGAGCCTTGACACAATCTATTTTTTTGAATCCGATGAAGAGGATACCTTCATAGTGCTTGCCGATGGAAGCAGGCGAAGGATAAGTGTAAGGCTTGATCAACTTGAGCGGCTTCTTCCTACAGGCTCATTTCTACGCTGCGGGTGGGGTTTCATAGTTAACTTAAACAGAATAAAGGAATTCTGGTCGGTTGATAAATCCATTGTGGTGATGGACAACGGTGAGGTTATTCCCGTACCAAAAACCTATCGTTATCCCCTGCGCGAGCGAATGGCCCGACGCCTTATTGCCTGAAATTTTTTGAGGTTCCCTAAACCTGATATGTGCCGTTGGAGCGCACTTGCCAATAGTTGGGCGGGTGCGCTTCTACTTTTACATTGAATAGTGTGGTGTTAGTTATTTGAATACTTGGAACCCTTTTCTAATGCTTCCCTTTGAGATTGAATCTTATTTTGTTGCTGAACTCTGACAGCCAACAATTTCAGCAGATTATTCGAAGAAGTCTTTTTGTATCCATTCTAAATTACCTAACTGTTTAAAGAAAGCTCGATTTCGCTTGTCACGAAAAGTTCGATTTCGGAATATAGTTATGGTAGCGTTTCAATGAGATAACATTGCCAACCCATTCAAGGGTTTATAAACAAGCCTTGGCTAGAGTTAAACTATGTGTGTGCATACAAGAAATTAGCAATTTGAACTTATCACATCGATTTCCGCCAAAAGACAGACAATTCGGCGCAGTTAAACTAGGAATAAGAAACCTCTCAAAACCCTAACCGATGAGTAAACTAACCTACCTCAATCGCCTAAAGCGAATTGACCATCTGATTAGAATCCGAGCAACGGGCAATACAGTTGCTTTTGCTGAACGATTAAATGTTTCTAGGAGCCAACTCTGTGAAGAGCTGAAGACTTTAAGGGAACTTGGCGCTCCGATCTCCTATAGCAGAATACAGCAAACCTACTTCTACAAATATCCCACCTCCTTTTGCATAGAATTCTTCCCTATTAGAAAAGATGAAAAAGAAGTGGCAAATATTTTTGACGAACGAACCCCTGTCAAGCAAAAAAAGTAGTTCGGTCCGACAATGCTGGACTGAACTATTTTAAACTTGTATTAAGGTTTGTGGCCACAACCTAGGCGGATGCCGAAAAGCCTAGAATAGTTCTAATGAGTAGGCATATAATACACAAAAATCATGAAAAAGATTAAGTTAAACAAGTTGGCAAAACAGAGTTTGAAAACAAAGGAAATGAATGCAGTAAAGGGCGGAACATCTCCTGCTGTAGATCTTACAGATTGTTTGTGCTATTTTATGGGAGGTAATGATGGTGCTCAAATGTATAGTAATGCAGGGTCAAAGGTTGTGCATCCTCAGCCATAATTTGGATATGAGATGAATGGTTATTTAATAATAGCCAAGTTATGGGGTTATATAATTGTATAACCCTATAACACATTCCCGTGTTAATGTTGTTTAGTAGTTCCGCATAGATGTACTTAATCTGGTTTTGCACTCAATCACAATTGCTGTTTTTTACATTGAGGATAGTAAATACTTCTAATTACGAGATTGGTAGTATTCCAGGATCTGTTCTATAGTAATAAAGTTTGTGATCTACTTGTTTTTATTCATACTGGTTGAATTTATACTATAAAAGACATTTATTTATAATTTATATATTATGGAAGCGAGGAGACAAAAAATTGATATTTCTAGCCATATCTATTACGATTTAACTAGAGGCAGTTACCGGAAAAAAAGAGGCAGCACACGAGATTTTATTGAACTTCAGCCTACTGCAGTAAAGGATGCATTGGTAAATACACCCCAGATAACATTCGAGATTACAGATGCATGTAATTTGGAGTGTAGGTATTGTGGCTATGGTGCTTACTACAACTTTTACGATAAGCGAGAATCAAAAATGCTTGAGTTGGGGAAAGCCATCCGATTTTTGAACTTCATGATGGAGTTATGGAATAGTGAACTTAACAATTCATTTGGTCAGAAGGTTTACATAGGTTTCTATGGAGGAGAACCTTTGTTAAATATGTCATTCATTGAGGGGGTTGTTGATTATATTGGGCAGAATAAATGCTCAAATAGGGATTTTGTATTTTCAATGACGACCAATGCGATGCTTCTAGATCGGTATGTAGACTATTTGCAGGCACATGATTTCCACCTTTTAATCAGCTTAGATGGAGGAGAGTTGAACAATTCATATAGGGTAAACAAGAAGGGGCAAGGAGTATTTGAAAGAGTGGTAAAGAATGTTGAAATTTTACGATCAAAATATCCAGCATACTTTAACGATCGAGTGAATTTTAATTCTGTGCTGCATAACCGGAACTCTGTAGCTGAAATTTACAATTATTTTAGAGATAATTACGGAAAGTTGCCAAGCATTGGGGAGTTAAATAATGTTGGAATCAGACCTGATATAGTAGAGGAATTCAATAAGGCTTACCGTAATGCATATGAAAGTCTTCACCAGTCAGAAAACTATGAGGTGATTGAGAAGGAGATGTTCTTAAGGTTGGGAAGCTCTCAATCACGCGCTTTCTTTTTACAGCAGAATAGTGGATATTCTTATAACAATTATTTGGATTTACTCTTTGAGAAAAAAAAGGCAGGGAGGATTCCAACGGGTACTTGTCTCCCTTTTAGCAATAAAGTATTTATTACTGTGAATGGAAAAATCTTGCCCTGCGAGCGCGTTGGGCATCGTTTTGCGTTGGGGTATATTTCTGAGGATGAGGTTACTATTGATTATGAGGCGATTGCTATTAGGTATAATGGGTATTATGCAAAGTTGAAACAACAATGCAGCACTTGTTATAATGTTGATGGATGTGTGCAGTGCATTTTTAACCTAGCAGATATCGAGTCTCAGCCAATCTGTTTTGGCCATATGGATAATAAAAGTTTTTCAGAATATGCAACTCATCATATTGATTATTTGCGCACTAACCCGGAGGAGTATTATAAAATATTGGAAGAACTAATAATTGATTAGATTGATGAAAGATAAAATGGTGAAACTTATTAAGGATTCTTACTGGATTTTTCTAGAACCGACCACGTATTGTAGAAGAGACGAGAGAGGTTGGCTTCTATATAACACGTGTAATGGAAAGTATTACGTTAGTGAATCAAAAGAGGTAACTGGTGTTATTTCTGAAATTTGTGATAGAGGGAGTTTGGGAGTATCCTTAATACAAAGTGATGTTGTGAATCACAGTTTAGAACTCTCTGCGTTTGTTGATGAAATTGAAGAAAAAAAACTTGGCGGGATTCTATGTGTTGAGGATGTGCCAAAAAAGCCAGTTCGGTTTATGCCTGTATTAAACTTGCAGCGCGATATTGATAAACTTAAGTTAATCGATACAAAATCAAAGGGTAGAGAGATAGGAAAATTCTTGTTGGAGTTAAATATATACATAAACAATTCATGCAACCATACCTGCAGCCTATGTGAGGATTATCATAAGCAATATTTAAGTTGCACTGCGGTGACAAATAAACCTGAAGTCAACATTGCTACAGACATGTTGGAACTGACTCTAAATCAAGTTTCAAATGGTAATCTTTCTGCACTCAATATTATAGGAGGGGATTTGTCTTTGCATCCCAATGTAGAGAAAATTGTAGAGCTCTTACAGCCTTTTAAACATATTGTAAGAATCTGGTCAAACTATAAAAATTTCAGCAGCTATTCTGTTTTTGATGGGTTTGCGTATACAATTACCGTTAATTTTCCTGTTGTGGAGTCTTTTCTCCGCTCTACCATTCAAAAGCAAGATGCTGCAGATGTCCAATTTTTATTTCACGTTACGTCAGAAGATGATTATAAAAAAACACTAGATATAGTTAATGATTATCCGGATTTGAACTATTCTGTCTTGCCAGTATATGATGGTATGAATATGGATTTTTTTCAAAGGAGTGTTTTTGTCAGCAGCAATGATATTTTGGAAGAAACTATTTCTCTAAGAGAAATATTTGCTCATCAGAAATTGAATACAAATTTCTTTGGTTCATTGACGGTGCTTCCTAATGGTGATGTCAAAGCTAATATTAATCGAGAAGTGTTAGGAAATGTTCGGGACAAACGTATTGTAGAGTTGATTCATGAAGAGTTGTTAGAGAATACTGCTTGGAGAAGAACTCGTGATGATGAGCCGTGCAATCAGTGTCGTTTTCAATTCTTGTGTCCTTCACCGTCAAATCTAGAGCTGGTAATAGGAAGAGCCAATCTATGTCAAGTGGTAAGTTGAGGTGTCTCCTGTCGACATTTTATCTTATATTTCCTTGTTTAAATTATCGTCTTGCTTTTTGTGATCTGTTTTGTGAGTTGTAACGTTGTGAGATGCATCTCAAAATGTTAATATTTATGTGTCCTGATTTGGCTTTTGGTATTTGTCATAAGGCATATTCTTTATGATACATTTGAGATTCTGTGTTTGAATTATTATGGATATTCAAGAACGGTTCTTCTTTTCTCTAAAATTCTCCTAGCTTAAGGGATTTCTCCTATTCTGGACGGTAATAAACGACTTTTTGTTATATTCGAACATCATAATAAGTAGCATCTTGTAAATGTCCTTCCCCCACTATAACCAACCCGATGCCATGGACTGCGGACCCACCTGCCTTCGCATGGTGGCCCGATACCACGGAAAGCACTACAACATTCAAACCCTGCGCGAGCGGAGCCATATTTCTAGGCTTGGTGTTAGCATGCTTGGCATTTCAAGGGCGGCAGAGAGCATCGGTTTTCGTACGCTGGGGGTAAAGATTCCATTTGAAAAGCTACGCGATGATGCTCCTCTTCCCGCAATTGTCCACTGGAACCAAAACCACTTTGTGGTGGTGTATAAAATTTCGGGGCGAAAGGGAAAGGAGCGTATTCATGTTGCCGATCCTGCTGGTGGGTTGGTTACCTTTAACCGAGAGGAGTTTACCCGCTGCTGGGCCTCCACCGGAAGCAACGAGGAGCCGCAGGGCACCGCGCTGCTGCTGGAGCCAACGCCCGAGTTTTACTCCACCGATGATGAAAAACCCAACCGGAAGAGCTTTGGTTATTTGTTTCGATACCTGAAGCCTTACCACAAGCTGCTGCTGCAACTATTGCTTGGCTTAATACTTGGCAGCTTGCTGCAGCTCATCTTTCCTTTTTTGACCCAGAGCATTGTAGACTACGGTATTGGAAACCGTAATATATCCTTTATCTATTTGGTGCTAATAGCTCAGCTGGTGTTAACCCTTAGCCGTGTTTCGGTGGAGTTTATTCGTGGGTGGATTCTGCTGCATCTTGGCACACGCATCAGCGTTTCACTTATCTCCGACTTTTTGGCCAAGCTCATGCGGCTACCCATGGGCTACTTCGATACCAAAATGACGGGCGACCTTATGCAGCGCATTGGAGATAATAATCGCATCCAAACGTTCCTTACCGGCACCTCGCTTACGGTGCTGTTTTCGCTGGTTAACCTTGTGATATTTGGTGCCGTGTTACTATTCTACAACGTTACTATCTTCTCCGTTTTTCTGATAGGGAGCACCATTTATACCTTATGGGTGTGGCTTTTCCTTAAGAGGAGAGAGGAGTTGGACTATAGGCGATTCGCCCAAATGGCTGCAAACCAGAGCAGCGTAATCCAGCTCATCCAAGGAATGCAGGAGATTAAACTCAACGGCTGCGAGCAGCAGAAACGATGGGAGTGGGAGCGTATTCAGGCAAGGCTTTTTAGGGTAAGCATAAAGGGGTTATCGCTGAGCCAATACCAGCAGAGTGGTGGCGTGCTCATCAACGAAATAAAGAATATTCTCATCACGGTGGTTGCCGCCAAAAGCGTGGTCGATGGCCAAATGACGCTCGGTATGATGCTGGCGGTGCAGTATATAATTGGTCAGCTCAATAGCCCCATCGAGCAGATCATTAGCTTCTTCAACCAAACACAGGATGCCAAAATCAGCCTCGACCGGTTGGGGGAGATTCATCTCCGGAAAAACGAGGAGGATGCAGAGGAGTCGAGGATAGACGATATTCCAACAAATAAGGGGATTGCGGTTAATAATCTTTCGTTTAGGTATGAGGGTCCCGATTCGGAGCTGGTACTCGATAAAATAAACCTGCTTATTCCGGCGGGAAAGCAAACGGCCATCGTGGGTACCTCTGGGAGTGGCAAAACCACGTTGGTAAAGTTGCTACTCGGTTTTTATCCACCTACCGAGGGGGAAATTCTGCTGGGAGAAAACAGGATGGAGGCATTCAGCCTTTCGGAATGGCGAAGCCGTTGTGGCGTGGTTATGCAGGATGGATTTATCTTTTCCGATAGCATCGCCGGAAACATTGCACCTGGAGCCGAATCCATCGATAAGGTGCGCCTGCTTCAGGCAGCACAGGTAGCCAATATTTCAGACTTTATCGACTCGTTGCCACTGGGATATAACACAAAAATTGGGCAGGAGGGACACGGTCTTAGCCAGGGACAGCGGCAGCGGATCCTGATTGCCCGTGCGGTTTACAAAAATCCGCAGCTGGTATTCTTCGACGAGGCTACCAACGCGCTCGATGCCAACAACGAAAAGACCATCATGGAAAATATGCAGGAATTTTTTCAGGGACGAACCGTGGTGGTTGTGGCGCACCGCCTTAGCACAGTGCGTAATGCCGATCAGATTGTGGTGATTGAGCGGGGAAAAATTGTTGAGGTTGGAACCCATAGCGAGCTGACGGCCAATAAGATGGCTTACTATACGCTGGTGAAGAATCAGCTGGAGTTGTGAAAAGTGAAAAGTGAAAAGTGAAAAGTGAAAAGTGAAAAGTGAAAAGTGAAAAGTGAAAAGTGAAAAGTGAAAAGTGAAAAGTGAAAAGTGAAAAGTGAAAAGTGAAAAGAAAACTTAGAGACAGAAGTATTTCGGATCTTCAAATATCAGGTTGCTAAAATTGAGGTGCATGCCCAAAAATATTGATTTGCGTTCCGATGAGATAAACGAGCTGCTTGGCACTCCTCCTCGCTGGATTATTCGGGGAGGGATAGGTGTTATTTTTACAATTATTCTGTTGCTGTTTGTTGGGAGCATATTTTTTCGCTACCCGGAGGTGATTAATGCTCCGGTGGTGATTACTACCGAAAACCCACCTGCAATGGTTTCGGCAAGGGCCACCGGCCGCCTCTCGCTACTCAAGGTTGCCGATGGCGCTAATGTAAATAGGGGTGACACCCTAGCAATAGTTCAAAATCCGGCTGCTGTATCCAGCATTCGGAGGCTGAAAGATATTCTGCAGACGATGTCCTCTTTCTTTGAAAATTACGATGCCCCGCTACTTCCAAGTTTTTCAGAGCCACTACAGCTGGGTGAGGTACAGACCAGCTATGCTGCGCTGGTTCGCGCTGCCGACGACTATCGAATTTTTGTGGAGCAGGGGTTTTACCCAAAAAAGATGGAGGCTCTTGGGCGAGAGCGCAAGGAGTATGGACTATACTACAAAAGGCTCAATGCCCAGCTAAATATTATGAAGATGGATATGCGCATTGCCTCAAAACAGTTTAGGCGCGATTCCACGCTCTTTTCAATGAAGAATATCTCAGCCTCGGATTACGAAAAGGCTGAGCAACTGTTGCTTTCCAAAAAGTATAGCTTGGAGCAAAGTAGGGTGTCGCTCTCCGATGCCTCTATCACCATGGCAAAGCTCGATCAGGATTTGGTTGAGTTGGGTATGGCATTTTCGGAGAAGGAGACCAAGTTGAAGGGGGAGTTGAAGTTGACTTACGAGCAGCTAAAAGCTTCGGTGTCGCAGTGGGAGGAGCAATACCTGCTTTGTGCCACAGTGTCGGGAAGAGTAAGTTTTTTGAAAGTTTGGAGCGAGAACCAGGAGGTTAAGGTGGGTGAGACGGTTTTTGCCATTGTTCCAAAAATTCAGGGGAAGCTAATTGCTCGCATTTCCTTGCCTTCGGCGGGTGCAGGCAAGGTGAAGGTTGGCCAACAGGTAAACATTAGAGTTGACGGTTTTCCCTACATGGAGTTTGGTATGCTCATGGGAACCGTTTCAAGGGTTTCGGTGGCACCCAGTGAAGGAGAGTATTCGCTAGTGGTATCATTGCCACACGGATTGACCACCTCCTATGGGAAAAAGTTGGAGCTAAGGGGTGAGCTGGCGGGCAGTGCCGAAATAACCACCGAAGACCTTAGCTTGCTTCAGCGATTGCTCTATCCGTTAAAGCACCTATTTACTAGCAGGGTTGCTGGAGCCGAAAAGTAAAGATAATCCATATTAGTTTGGGCTTTTTCTATTTTAGGCTAAATTTGCCCAAAGTCCTCCTCCCATGAAGTGCAATTCGTTGCGATTGATCTTGTTGTTGGTAATCCTTGTAATCATTGGACTTGCTACGATATTACCGACTCAGGCTTTTGCCACAAAACATTTTTCCAATTCCCCCGACAGCTTGTCTACAGTATATAATAACCAGGGAGTTGACTATGCTATGGCCGGCGATTATGAAAAAGCTGGTGAGCTCTTTCTTAAATCGCTCCATATGCTACAGAAGAAAGTTAATGCAGATAGTGTAAACCTGGGCATTGGTTTTTTTAATCTCGCCAACCTCAAAATGCTACTTGGTTACTCCGATTCGGCATTAGTTTACTACCAAATGGCGGCTAACTATTATGGAAATCTTCCAAAGAATCGGTCAAACCTTTCTGCGGTTTATATTGGAATGGGGAGCTGCTACTACTCACTAAATGAGTACCGTGAGGCGACCTCGTTTATTAGGCAAGGCATTGCGCTCCTTCGAGAGACGGCTCCGCTTGACTATCATCGGTTGGTGTTGGCAAACTATAAGCTGTGTAACGTACTAACTAAAATGGGGCAGTATGATGAGGCAATAAAGATTAATTCAGCGAATTTGAAAATTGCGAGATTTTATGCTCCATCCATGCGATCAATTATTTCTAACGGTCTTGGCGTTACTTCTTCCCATTTAAAGAGTTTTAAACAAACACTTTACTTCTATAAACAGGCTGAGCAATTTGCGACTGAAAAAGTTGTGGGTGATAATGATGAGTTAGCTAGTATTTATAATAACATTGGTGTTTTATATAAGGAAAATGCCGATTGGATTAATGCTGAGAAGTATCTTCAGAAGGCATTGGAATGCTATAAGGCAGGAGGCAGCAGTAACCCTATTCCAACGGTCCAGGTCCTTGTTAACCTTGCTAGTGTAAAGGATAAACTGGGGTTTCCTGCCGATGCAGTTCGGCTCTATAATTTGGCTAGTGGGTTAAATAAAAAGCCATCCTCCATATCCGATACAAGGGTTAGTAAGGTCAGCATGTTTTTTTCTCCTGCTTTGGCTGCCTCTATTTACGAAGGATTGGGTGACACCTATCTTGAATTGAATAGCGGAAAATTTTCTAATGAGAATACTCGCGCTGCGCTGGCCTCCTATGAGCATGCCATTCGAATAGTGGAGGAGATTCGCCTAGGCTTTTTTGGGGAGGAGGACAAGCTGTCGGTTTCAGCCGACTTTAATGAGGTTTTCAACAAGGCAGTGGCTGCTGCATATCAGCTGGGTGCTGGCAATCATAACCTGGAGCTGGGCTTTCGGCTCGCCTCAAAGGGAAAGGCTGCCGTTTTGTCCGAGTCGTTAAACCGATTAAACAGCCTTTCGGTTTCAGGAGTGCCGGCCAAGCTGCAGAAGGATGAGCGTCAGCTGCGCCAGAGGATAGGCCTTCTTACTGAAATTGTTTATGAGGAGCAGAAAAAGGCAAAACCTGCGGCACAGTATCTCAAAACTGTGGAGAACTCGCTGTTTGAAGCACAGCAGTCGTACCGTTCCTTACTACAGTCAATTAAGGTTAACTATCCAAGTTACTTCTCATTGAAGTTTGATACCACTGCTGTTTCAATTAGCCAAGTACAGGAAAGACTCAACTACCACCAGGTGTATGTGGAATATGTTCTTCAGGACTCTTCTATCTATACCTTTACACTTACCAAGAGTAATGCGGCTTGGAATTTTCAAAAGTTGGATAAAACATTTTTTAGCAACTTAAAGACGTTTCAGCGACAGCTGGTGCCTAGTGACTTTGGCAAGTTGACAAGATTGGACTTAGATTCACTTGCGGCTGCAGGATATGATCTTTACCAAAAATTGCTGCAACCATCTGGTAAGCTAATTGAGGGTAAGGAGTTGATAATAGTTCCGCATAATGAGCTAAATTCAGTTCCGTTTGATGCGCTAATAGTTGAAAAGGTTCTGCACCCCAACGGTTACTACGATCTGCCATATTTAATTACCCGGAATTCAGTTCTGTATGCGATGTCATCTAAGGTTTTTGTTACTGGAGATAACCCATCTGCATCTTTCTTTCCATCTTCCTTGTCGGTAGCCCCCACCTACACTGGCGCCTCTACCACTCGCATGAGCACAAGGGCTGCCTATCGCAATAATCTTGCTGAGCTATATGGGGCAGAAGACGAGGTTAGGGAGGTTAGCCACATTTTTAATGGCGATGTGCTGGCAGGGAAGGATGCCACTGAAAGAAAGTTTAAGGAGATATCAAGCCGATACGATATTCTGCACCTGGCCATGCATACATACGTTGATTCCGAAAATCCTCTATTTTCGAAGCTCATTTTCTTCAACTCGCCCGATACTTCTGAGGATGGATATTTAAATGCCTATGAGGTGTACAATATGCGCTTAAAGGCAAGGTTGGCGATTTTAAGTGCATGCCGAAGTGGTGATGGAAATTTGGTGCGTGGAGAGGGACTAATGAGTATTGCCCGAGGATTTCGTTATGCAGGCTGTCCTTCGCTTGTGGTAACTCAATGGCGGGTTGATGACTATTCTGGTGGAGAGATTGTGAAAGATTTTGCGTTAAATTTAAAGAGTGGTTATTCTAAAAGTGAGGCGTTGCGTGATGCACAACTTTCGTTTTTGGCCTCTGCCGATCCACTTCGCTCGCACCCTTACTTTTGGGCCGGATACCAGGTTGTTGGCGTAGATGCCCCGCTTTTTATACCGTTTGGCTTTCTTGTGATTCCACTTCTTGTCCTAATTATGGCGCTAGCTCAGCTGCTTGTTTCGTGGCGCAGTCGGGGGAACTACTCCTTCAGATAATCGGTGAGGTAATCGTTAATCTCCTTGGCTTTGCTGGCATACTTGCCACCATTAATTTTTATCTTATTGGCAAGAATAAATGCTTCGTTATACTTAGCTTGGTTTATATAGGCAAGGCAAAGATACCATTCATCGGTTTCGGTATAAAGCCCATCGGAGTAGCGCTCAACCGTCGATTTTAGCAGTGCTTCGGCATTGGCGGCCTGGTTGTTTTCCAGGTATGCCGAAACAAGCATTAGCCTCCCAACTTGATCTTCAGGACGAGTTTTCACATAATTCTGCAGGTCTGGAATGGCCTTGTCCAACTTACCATGGCGATAAAAATCCACTATTTTGGCCTGAATATTCTGCATCATCGGTTCATTTCCCCTACTGCTCGTGGTTGGCATCTCGTAGCGCGCGTAGTATTTATCGAACAAGCTAGTGGGGGTGTCGTATACCTTCCATAAAAAGAAGGTAGATATTGCCATCACAACTAGGATGGCTGCAACCTTAACTAGGTTTGAGAGTCCGCCCCGTGCTGCCCGTTTACCCTCTTTGCTTGCTTCAGAAAGTTGCTTGCGGAGATTTACAATGTCTTTCTCGAGGATTGCATCCTTAAGTTCCCTGCAGAGTTGTACCTGCTGCTGGAGCTCTTCGTCGGCGGCCATCTCTTTCTCAAACTCCTGTGCCTCTTTGTTTGTTAACTTTTCCAGAAGATAGTCGTCAATTCTGTTAAAACGGTTCGTTTCCATCTTGGTTGGATATAGTATTGTATTTGGGATCACTCTTTATACTTTTTACGAGATATTCCTTACAGAGATACTTCTTGCGACGAGCAAACTCTTCGGACGATAGTCCCAGCTCATCGGCCATTTGCGAAAAGCTAGTGCCATTAAAGAATGCAGTGAGGGTCTTCTGGCACTCCTCCGATAATTTTTTAAAGTGCTCGTAAAAAAGTTCTTTTCGCTTACTCTCAAGGTATTCCATGTATAGCGGGCTTTCTTCTTCAGCCGCTTCAATCATTGGTAGTGCCTCTTTATCCTTTTGTCTATTCTGAAGTGTCTTTAGCCAAATTAATCGACAGGTTGACATTAAATATGGTAACACAGCGTAGTTGGAGTCGAGTTGACCCTTCTTTGCTTTACGGTAGAAAATTATTATGGCTTCCTGGAAAATATCGTTTGCATCGTCCTCTTGTCCTCCTTGGTGATTAATCATTTTGGCAACATTGGGATAGAATTTGGCATAGAGATATTTTAATGCCTCCTTGTTTTGACCAAGAATGCCGTTAAAGAGATCAATATTTGTGAATTCGGCCAACGTTATTGCTTGTTTGGTTGTTAACAAAACTAAAAAAAATGACCGATTAATGGGTTATAATAGGGAAGCAAAGTTTGGGAAGTGGACATGTTTTTGCTATGTTGCTTACTGGCAGTATAATAAAAAAACTCCAAAGTGTAACTTTGGAGTTCAGTGCGGATGAAGGGACTCGAACCCCCACGCCTTTCGGCACCAGATCCTAAGTCTGACGCGGCTACCAATTACGCCACACCCGCAAATGCGTGGCAAATGTAGATAATTTTTTTATTCCTACAAGTTCCAGTGCCCTTGTGTTGGTTATTTTCTTAACTCAAAATTCTGCCCTAGGTATACTTTCCTTACGGTTGGATCGTCGGCAAGTTCCTTCGATGTACCAGCGCAGAGAATTTTTCCTTCAAAAAGGAGGTAGGCCCTATCGGTTATGGAGAGCGTTTCGTGAACGTTGTGGTCGGTAATTAGAATGCCAATATTCTTTTCTTTTAACTTGGCCACGATTGTCTGAATATCTTCAACTGCAATGGGGTCAACGCCGGCAAAGGGTTCGTCAAGTAAGATAAACTTTGGGTCGATGGCCAAAGCCCTTGCAATTTCTGTTCTTCTTCGCTCTCCACCAGAAAGCTGAATACCGAGACTCTTGCGTATTTTTTGTAGACCAAATTCACCAAGCAGACCTTCAAGCTTATCCCTCTGCTCAGTGGAAGAGAGTTCCGACATTTCCAATACCGCCCTAATATTATCTTCCACGCTCAGTTTCCTAAAAACGGAGGCCTCTTGAGCAAGGTAGCCTATGCCTCGTTGTGCCCTTCTGTAAAC
This window of the Williamwhitmania sp. genome carries:
- a CDS encoding peptidase domain-containing ABC transporter, which gives rise to MSFPHYNQPDAMDCGPTCLRMVARYHGKHYNIQTLRERSHISRLGVSMLGISRAAESIGFRTLGVKIPFEKLRDDAPLPAIVHWNQNHFVVVYKISGRKGKERIHVADPAGGLVTFNREEFTRCWASTGSNEEPQGTALLLEPTPEFYSTDDEKPNRKSFGYLFRYLKPYHKLLLQLLLGLILGSLLQLIFPFLTQSIVDYGIGNRNISFIYLVLIAQLVLTLSRVSVEFIRGWILLHLGTRISVSLISDFLAKLMRLPMGYFDTKMTGDLMQRIGDNNRIQTFLTGTSLTVLFSLVNLVIFGAVLLFYNVTIFSVFLIGSTIYTLWVWLFLKRREELDYRRFAQMAANQSSVIQLIQGMQEIKLNGCEQQKRWEWERIQARLFRVSIKGLSLSQYQQSGGVLINEIKNILITVVAAKSVVDGQMTLGMMLAVQYIIGQLNSPIEQIISFFNQTQDAKISLDRLGEIHLRKNEEDAEESRIDDIPTNKGIAVNNLSFRYEGPDSELVLDKINLLIPAGKQTAIVGTSGSGKTTLVKLLLGFYPPTEGEILLGENRMEAFSLSEWRSRCGVVMQDGFIFSDSIAGNIAPGAESIDKVRLLQAAQVANISDFIDSLPLGYNTKIGQEGHGLSQGQRQRILIARAVYKNPQLVFFDEATNALDANNEKTIMENMQEFFQGRTVVVVAHRLSTVRNADQIVVIERGKIVEVGTHSELTANKMAYYTLVKNQLEL
- a CDS encoding HlyD family efflux transporter periplasmic adaptor subunit, with the protein product MPKNIDLRSDEINELLGTPPRWIIRGGIGVIFTIILLLFVGSIFFRYPEVINAPVVITTENPPAMVSARATGRLSLLKVADGANVNRGDTLAIVQNPAAVSSIRRLKDILQTMSSFFENYDAPLLPSFSEPLQLGEVQTSYAALVRAADDYRIFVEQGFYPKKMEALGRERKEYGLYYKRLNAQLNIMKMDMRIASKQFRRDSTLFSMKNISASDYEKAEQLLLSKKYSLEQSRVSLSDASITMAKLDQDLVELGMAFSEKETKLKGELKLTYEQLKASVSQWEEQYLLCATVSGRVSFLKVWSENQEVKVGETVFAIVPKIQGKLIARISLPSAGAGKVKVGQQVNIRVDGFPYMEFGMLMGTVSRVSVAPSEGEYSLVVSLPHGLTTSYGKKLELRGELAGSAEITTEDLSLLQRLLYPLKHLFTSRVAGAEK
- a CDS encoding CHAT domain-containing tetratricopeptide repeat protein; translated protein: MKCNSLRLILLLVILVIIGLATILPTQAFATKHFSNSPDSLSTVYNNQGVDYAMAGDYEKAGELFLKSLHMLQKKVNADSVNLGIGFFNLANLKMLLGYSDSALVYYQMAANYYGNLPKNRSNLSAVYIGMGSCYYSLNEYREATSFIRQGIALLRETAPLDYHRLVLANYKLCNVLTKMGQYDEAIKINSANLKIARFYAPSMRSIISNGLGVTSSHLKSFKQTLYFYKQAEQFATEKVVGDNDELASIYNNIGVLYKENADWINAEKYLQKALECYKAGGSSNPIPTVQVLVNLASVKDKLGFPADAVRLYNLASGLNKKPSSISDTRVSKVSMFFSPALAASIYEGLGDTYLELNSGKFSNENTRAALASYEHAIRIVEEIRLGFFGEEDKLSVSADFNEVFNKAVAAAYQLGAGNHNLELGFRLASKGKAAVLSESLNRLNSLSVSGVPAKLQKDERQLRQRIGLLTEIVYEEQKKAKPAAQYLKTVENSLFEAQQSYRSLLQSIKVNYPSYFSLKFDTTAVSISQVQERLNYHQVYVEYVLQDSSIYTFTLTKSNAAWNFQKLDKTFFSNLKTFQRQLVPSDFGKLTRLDLDSLAAAGYDLYQKLLQPSGKLIEGKELIIVPHNELNSVPFDALIVEKVLHPNGYYDLPYLITRNSVLYAMSSKVFVTGDNPSASFFPSSLSVAPTYTGASTTRMSTRAAYRNNLAELYGAEDEVREVSHIFNGDVLAGKDATERKFKEISSRYDILHLAMHTYVDSENPLFSKLIFFNSPDTSEDGYLNAYEVYNMRLKARLAILSACRSGDGNLVRGEGLMSIARGFRYAGCPSLVVTQWRVDDYSGGEIVKDFALNLKSGYSKSEALRDAQLSFLASADPLRSHPYFWAGYQVVGVDAPLFIPFGFLVIPLLVLIMALAQLLVSWRSRGNYSFR